A window of the Deltaproteobacteria bacterium genome harbors these coding sequences:
- a CDS encoding LLM class flavin-dependent oxidoreductase — protein MKLYNFDLLAYPHVPADAPRTPVPSSFFDPAKGSANYAEHLEEMAYCEELGFDGVVFNEHHYSAYGTMPSPNLIAAALSQKTKKIKIGVLGNILPLRNHPVRVAEEYAMIDCLSGGRLIAGFVRGIPPEYIWYGVNPSESRGRFMEAYDLIIKAWKEPVWSYEGKFFKLHDCAIWPRPMQQPHPPIWIAARSAESIEWCVDRHLPCAQVYQTTGQIEDTFTYYRGKAKEAGWEATPDKFILCRHTYIDETDAKARANVEAAMHYFFTVFNRGFNEALNKDAVSKDLQAAMMSDRSFSYFREGNRERFDFSKMDTDGLIKSGYLICGSPDSVAKQIKSQMSQVGADHFMGMFHIGNLHHDKVINSLNLFKKEIMPQLH, from the coding sequence GTGAAGCTTTATAATTTCGATCTTCTCGCCTATCCCCATGTACCCGCCGACGCGCCACGCACGCCGGTGCCGAGCAGCTTCTTCGATCCTGCTAAAGGCTCGGCAAATTACGCCGAACACCTCGAAGAGATGGCCTATTGCGAAGAGCTGGGCTTTGACGGTGTGGTGTTTAACGAACACCACTACAGCGCCTACGGCACCATGCCTTCGCCCAATCTGATTGCCGCCGCGCTCAGCCAAAAAACCAAGAAGATCAAAATCGGCGTGTTGGGCAATATCCTGCCGCTGCGCAACCATCCGGTGCGCGTCGCCGAAGAGTACGCCATGATCGACTGTTTGAGTGGCGGCCGGCTGATCGCCGGTTTCGTGCGCGGCATTCCGCCGGAATATATTTGGTACGGCGTGAACCCATCCGAATCGCGCGGCCGCTTCATGGAAGCCTACGACCTGATCATTAAAGCGTGGAAAGAGCCGGTGTGGAGCTACGAAGGAAAATTTTTTAAGCTGCACGATTGCGCCATCTGGCCGCGCCCCATGCAGCAGCCCCATCCGCCCATCTGGATCGCCGCGCGCAGCGCCGAATCGATCGAATGGTGCGTCGATCGCCACCTCCCCTGCGCACAGGTCTATCAGACCACCGGCCAGATCGAGGACACTTTCACTTACTATCGCGGCAAAGCCAAGGAAGCCGGCTGGGAAGCGACGCCGGATAAATTTATTCTCTGCCGCCACACTTACATCGACGAAACCGACGCCAAAGCGCGCGCCAACGTCGAGGCGGCCATGCATTACTTCTTCACCGTGTTTAACCGCGGCTTTAACGAAGCGTTGAATAAAGACGCTGTCAGCAAAGATCTGCAAGCCGCGATGATGAGCGACCGCTCGTTTAGCTACTTCCGCGAAGGCAACCGCGAACGCTTCGACTTTTCCAAGATGGATACAGATGGTTTGATCAAGTCGGGCTATCTGATTTGCGGGAGCCCCGACAGCGTTGCCAAGCAGATCAAAAGTCAGATGAGCCAAGTTGGCGCCGACCACTTCATGGGCATGTTCCACATCGGCAACTTGCACCATGACAAAGTCATTAACTCGCTCAACTTGTTCAAGAAGGAAATCATGCCGCAACTGCATTGA
- a CDS encoding ornithine cyclodeaminase family protein, producing MTLLLSNEEIDAMLDVSLVLDAVEQSQRAMAKGEALSSPRVDTLAPTVTGEASATYGLKSMSGLWPEAGVAALRINSDVLVWPTVAGNMRRDRLPTSTGRWTGMIILYSMTTGEPLMISPDGYISRLRVGSTNALAARYLARENSHVMALLGTGWQAGGQLMAHCAVRPIETVKVYSPNPANRGKFCGELQAQVKAKLVNVDSAEAAVKDADIIVTGTNSMEPVHQKEWLRPGVHYSAVKVQEFAQPFLEAVDRVFMFSKNPVTTRPQLVKLDNVKSPEAATGWWQNRQGAFWDRLEELPDLFTGKIKGRENDQQTTAFVNNVGQGLQFCAVAKRVYDEARARKIGRELPTEWFTQDVHP from the coding sequence ATGACTCTACTGCTGAGCAACGAAGAGATCGATGCCATGCTCGATGTCTCGCTGGTGCTCGACGCCGTCGAGCAGTCGCAGCGGGCGATGGCAAAGGGCGAAGCGTTGAGTAGCCCGCGCGTCGACACGCTGGCACCGACAGTCACCGGTGAAGCATCGGCAACCTACGGCTTGAAAAGCATGAGCGGCCTTTGGCCCGAAGCGGGCGTCGCCGCGCTGCGCATCAATAGCGATGTGCTGGTTTGGCCGACGGTCGCCGGCAACATGCGCCGCGATCGACTGCCGACCAGCACTGGGCGCTGGACCGGCATGATCATTCTCTACAGCATGACCACGGGTGAGCCGTTGATGATTTCTCCCGACGGCTACATCTCCCGCCTGCGCGTCGGCTCGACCAACGCGCTGGCGGCGCGCTACCTGGCGCGCGAAAACTCCCACGTCATGGCTCTCCTCGGCACCGGTTGGCAGGCTGGCGGCCAACTGATGGCGCACTGCGCGGTGCGGCCTATCGAGACCGTTAAAGTCTACAGCCCCAACCCGGCCAATCGGGGAAAATTCTGTGGAGAGCTGCAAGCGCAAGTCAAAGCCAAGCTCGTCAACGTCGACTCCGCCGAAGCCGCGGTCAAAGACGCCGACATCATCGTCACCGGAACCAACTCGATGGAGCCGGTGCACCAAAAAGAATGGCTGCGCCCCGGCGTGCACTACAGCGCAGTGAAAGTGCAGGAGTTCGCTCAACCGTTTCTCGAAGCGGTCGACCGCGTTTTCATGTTCTCGAAAAATCCTGTAACCACTCGACCGCAGCTTGTGAAGCTCGACAACGTGAAATCGCCCGAGGCCGCCACCGGCTGGTGGCAAAATCGTCAGGGCGCGTTCTGGGACCGCTTGGAAGAGTTGCCGGACTTGTTTACCGGCAAAATCAAGGGCCGTGAGAACGACCAGCAAACGACGGCCTTCGTCAACAACGTCGGTCAAGGGCTGCAATTCTGCGCGGTGGCCAAACGCGTCTACGACGAAGCCCGCGCGCGGAAAATCGGCCGTGAGTTGCCCACCGAGTGGTTCACTCAAGATGTGCATCCGTAG